Proteins from a single region of Lates calcarifer isolate ASB-BC8 linkage group LG19, TLL_Latcal_v3, whole genome shotgun sequence:
- the atl1 gene encoding atlastin-1 isoform X4, which translates to MSKHRKDRDSWGSLSDKNVYDWSSEEEEPDGRARPVQVLLVKDDHTFELDEAALSRILLAEEVRDRDVVAISVAGAFRKGKSFLMDFMLRYMYNHASEDWLGKAEEPLTGFSWRGGSERETTGIQIWSEVFLVDKPDGKKVAVLLMDTQGTFDSQSTLRDSATVFALSTMISSMQVYNISQNVQEDDLQHLQLFTEYGRLAMEETFLKPFQSMIFLVRDWSFPYEFPYGQEGGMKFLEKRLKISENQHEELQNVRKHIHSCFTNISCFLMPHPGLKVATNPHFDGRIKEIDGEFINNLKVLVPWLLSPRNIDVKEINGSKITCRGLVEYFKAYIKIYQGEELPHPKSMLQATAEANNLAAVAAAKDLYNKKMEEVCGGDRPFLAPSELQARHSVIREEALQVFRGVKKMGGEEFSRRYLQQLEGEIDEVFVQYIKHNDSKNIFHAARTPATLFVVIFVMYVAAGITGFVGVDIIASLCNMILGLALITLCTWAYIRYSGEYRELGAVIDQVAGALWDQALYKLYNVAANHRHLYHHAFPGPQVDEVAEEQDKKRD; encoded by the exons ATGTCGAAGCACCgtaaagacagagacagctgGG GGTCCCtcagtgacaaaaatgtctATGACTGGAGctcggaggaggaggagccggACGGACGAGCCCGGCCCGTGCAGGTGCTGCTGGTCAAAGACGACCACACCTTCGAGCTGGACGAGGCGGCGCTGAGTCGCATCCTGCTGGCGGAGGAGGTCAGAGACCGCGACGTGGTGGCCATCTCTGTGGCTGGGGCTTTCCGCAAGGGCAAGTCCTTCCTCATGGACTTCATGCTGCGGTACATGTACAACCAT GCGTCTGAGGACTGGCTCGGGAAAGCTGAAGAGCCTCTGACTGGCTTCTCCTGGAGGGGTGGCTCAGAAAGGGAGACCACCGGGATACAGATCTGGAGCGAGGTCTTCCTGGTGGACAAGCCAGATGGAAAAAAG GTTGCTGTATTGCTAATGGACACACAGGGCACGTTTGACAGCCAGTCGACGCTGAGGGATTCAGCCACTGTGTTCGCTCTCAGCACCATGATAAGCTCAATGCAG GTTTACAACATCTCACAGAATGTACAAGAGGACGACCTTCAGCATTTGCAG CTTTTCACTGAGTATGGCAGACTAGCGATGGAGGAGACGTTCCTCAAACCGTTCCAG TCCATGATTTTCCTTGTTCGAGACTGGAGTTTTCCATACGAGTTTCCCTACGGACAAGAAGGAGGCATGAAGTTCCTTGAGAAGAGACTGAAG ATCTCAGAGAACCAGCACGAAGAGCTGCAAAACGTCCGTAAACACATCCACTCCTGCTTCACCAACATCTCCTGTTTCCTGATGCCTCACCCCGGCCTCAAAGTGGCCACTAACCCACACTTTGACGGAAGAATTAAAG AGATCGATGGTGAGTTCATAAACAACCTGAAGGTTCTGGTCCCGTGGCTCCTCAGTCCTCGTAACATCGACGTGAAGGAGATCAACGGCAGCAAAATCACCTGCAGAGGCCTGGTGGAATACTTCAAG GCCTACATCAAAATCTACCAAGGTGAAGAGCTGCCACATCCAAAATCTAtgctgcag GCCACAGCAGAGGCGAATAACTTGGCAGCAGTCGCAGCTGCAAAGGATCTGTACAACAAGAAAATGGAGGAG GTCTGCGGTGGCGACCGGCCCTTCCTGGCCCCCAGCGAGCTGCAGGCCCGGCACAGCGTCATCAGAGAGGAGGCCCTGCAGGTGTTCCGCGGCGTGAAGAAGATGGGCGGCGAGGAGTTCAGCCGCCGctacctgcagcagctggagggagAGATCGACGAGGTCTTCGTCCAGTACATCAAGCACAATGACTCCAAGAACATTTTCCACGCAGCCCGCACGCCGGCCACCCTGTTCGTGGTCATCTTTGTCATGTACGTGGCTGCGGGCATCACAGGCTTTGTGGGCGTGGATATCATTGCCAGCTTGTGCAACATGATCCTGGGTCTGGCACTGATCACTCTCTGCACCTGGGCCTACATCCGGTACTCCGGGGAATACCGAGAACTCGGCGCCGTCATCGACCAGGTGGCTGGTGCTCTGTGGGACCAG GCTCTCTACAAGCTGTACAATGTAGCGGCCAATCACAGGCACCTGTACCACCACGCCTTCCCTGGGCCTCAGGTGGACGAGGTCGCGGAGGAGCAGGACAAGAAGAGGGACTGA
- the atl1 gene encoding atlastin-1 isoform X3, translating to MSKHRKDRDSWGEWSLSDKNVYDWSSEEEEPDGRARPVQVLLVKDDHTFELDEAALSRILLAEEVRDRDVVAISVAGAFRKGKSFLMDFMLRYMYNHASEDWLGKAEEPLTGFSWRGGSERETTGIQIWSEVFLVDKPDGKKVAVLLMDTQGTFDSQSTLRDSATVFALSTMISSMQVYNISQNVQEDDLQHLQLFTEYGRLAMEETFLKPFQSMIFLVRDWSFPYEFPYGQEGGMKFLEKRLKISENQHEELQNVRKHIHSCFTNISCFLMPHPGLKVATNPHFDGRIKEIDGEFINNLKVLVPWLLSPRNIDVKEINGSKITCRGLVEYFKAYIKIYQGEELPHPKSMLQATAEANNLAAVAAAKDLYNKKMEEVCGGDRPFLAPSELQARHSVIREEALQVFRGVKKMGGEEFSRRYLQQLEGEIDEVFVQYIKHNDSKNIFHAARTPATLFVVIFVMYVAAGITGFVGVDIIASLCNMILGLALITLCTWAYIRYSGEYRELGAVIDQVAGALWDQALYKLYNVAANHRHLYHHAFPGPQVDEVAEEQDKKRD from the exons ATGTCGAAGCACCgtaaagacagagacagctgGGGTGAGT GGTCCCtcagtgacaaaaatgtctATGACTGGAGctcggaggaggaggagccggACGGACGAGCCCGGCCCGTGCAGGTGCTGCTGGTCAAAGACGACCACACCTTCGAGCTGGACGAGGCGGCGCTGAGTCGCATCCTGCTGGCGGAGGAGGTCAGAGACCGCGACGTGGTGGCCATCTCTGTGGCTGGGGCTTTCCGCAAGGGCAAGTCCTTCCTCATGGACTTCATGCTGCGGTACATGTACAACCAT GCGTCTGAGGACTGGCTCGGGAAAGCTGAAGAGCCTCTGACTGGCTTCTCCTGGAGGGGTGGCTCAGAAAGGGAGACCACCGGGATACAGATCTGGAGCGAGGTCTTCCTGGTGGACAAGCCAGATGGAAAAAAG GTTGCTGTATTGCTAATGGACACACAGGGCACGTTTGACAGCCAGTCGACGCTGAGGGATTCAGCCACTGTGTTCGCTCTCAGCACCATGATAAGCTCAATGCAG GTTTACAACATCTCACAGAATGTACAAGAGGACGACCTTCAGCATTTGCAG CTTTTCACTGAGTATGGCAGACTAGCGATGGAGGAGACGTTCCTCAAACCGTTCCAG TCCATGATTTTCCTTGTTCGAGACTGGAGTTTTCCATACGAGTTTCCCTACGGACAAGAAGGAGGCATGAAGTTCCTTGAGAAGAGACTGAAG ATCTCAGAGAACCAGCACGAAGAGCTGCAAAACGTCCGTAAACACATCCACTCCTGCTTCACCAACATCTCCTGTTTCCTGATGCCTCACCCCGGCCTCAAAGTGGCCACTAACCCACACTTTGACGGAAGAATTAAAG AGATCGATGGTGAGTTCATAAACAACCTGAAGGTTCTGGTCCCGTGGCTCCTCAGTCCTCGTAACATCGACGTGAAGGAGATCAACGGCAGCAAAATCACCTGCAGAGGCCTGGTGGAATACTTCAAG GCCTACATCAAAATCTACCAAGGTGAAGAGCTGCCACATCCAAAATCTAtgctgcag GCCACAGCAGAGGCGAATAACTTGGCAGCAGTCGCAGCTGCAAAGGATCTGTACAACAAGAAAATGGAGGAG GTCTGCGGTGGCGACCGGCCCTTCCTGGCCCCCAGCGAGCTGCAGGCCCGGCACAGCGTCATCAGAGAGGAGGCCCTGCAGGTGTTCCGCGGCGTGAAGAAGATGGGCGGCGAGGAGTTCAGCCGCCGctacctgcagcagctggagggagAGATCGACGAGGTCTTCGTCCAGTACATCAAGCACAATGACTCCAAGAACATTTTCCACGCAGCCCGCACGCCGGCCACCCTGTTCGTGGTCATCTTTGTCATGTACGTGGCTGCGGGCATCACAGGCTTTGTGGGCGTGGATATCATTGCCAGCTTGTGCAACATGATCCTGGGTCTGGCACTGATCACTCTCTGCACCTGGGCCTACATCCGGTACTCCGGGGAATACCGAGAACTCGGCGCCGTCATCGACCAGGTGGCTGGTGCTCTGTGGGACCAG GCTCTCTACAAGCTGTACAATGTAGCGGCCAATCACAGGCACCTGTACCACCACGCCTTCCCTGGGCCTCAGGTGGACGAGGTCGCGGAGGAGCAGGACAAGAAGAGGGACTGA
- the atl1 gene encoding atlastin-1 isoform X1, whose protein sequence is MSKHRKDRDSWGEWSLSDKNVYDWSSEEEEPDGRARPVQVLLVKDDHTFELDEAALSRILLAEEVRDRDVVAISVAGAFRKGKSFLMDFMLRYMYNHASEDWLGKAEEPLTGFSWRGGSERETTGIQIWSEVFLVDKPDGKKVAVLLMDTQGTFDSQSTLRDSATVFALSTMISSMQVYNISQNVQEDDLQHLQLFTEYGRLAMEETFLKPFQSMIFLVRDWSFPYEFPYGQEGGMKFLEKRLKISENQHEELQNVRKHIHSCFTNISCFLMPHPGLKVATNPHFDGRIKEIDGEFINNLKVLVPWLLSPRNIDVKEINGSKITCRGLVEYFKAYIKIYQGEELPHPKSMLQATAEANNLAAVAAAKDLYNKKMEEVCGGDRPFLAPSELQARHSVIREEALQVFRGVKKMGGEEFSRRYLQQLEGEIDEVFVQYIKHNDSKNIFHAARTPATLFVVIFVMYVAAGITGFVGVDIIASLCNMILGLALITLCTWAYIRYSGEYRELGAVIDQVAGALWDQGSTNEALYKLYNVAANHRHLYHHAFPGPQVDEVAEEQDKKRD, encoded by the exons ATGTCGAAGCACCgtaaagacagagacagctgGGGTGAGT GGTCCCtcagtgacaaaaatgtctATGACTGGAGctcggaggaggaggagccggACGGACGAGCCCGGCCCGTGCAGGTGCTGCTGGTCAAAGACGACCACACCTTCGAGCTGGACGAGGCGGCGCTGAGTCGCATCCTGCTGGCGGAGGAGGTCAGAGACCGCGACGTGGTGGCCATCTCTGTGGCTGGGGCTTTCCGCAAGGGCAAGTCCTTCCTCATGGACTTCATGCTGCGGTACATGTACAACCAT GCGTCTGAGGACTGGCTCGGGAAAGCTGAAGAGCCTCTGACTGGCTTCTCCTGGAGGGGTGGCTCAGAAAGGGAGACCACCGGGATACAGATCTGGAGCGAGGTCTTCCTGGTGGACAAGCCAGATGGAAAAAAG GTTGCTGTATTGCTAATGGACACACAGGGCACGTTTGACAGCCAGTCGACGCTGAGGGATTCAGCCACTGTGTTCGCTCTCAGCACCATGATAAGCTCAATGCAG GTTTACAACATCTCACAGAATGTACAAGAGGACGACCTTCAGCATTTGCAG CTTTTCACTGAGTATGGCAGACTAGCGATGGAGGAGACGTTCCTCAAACCGTTCCAG TCCATGATTTTCCTTGTTCGAGACTGGAGTTTTCCATACGAGTTTCCCTACGGACAAGAAGGAGGCATGAAGTTCCTTGAGAAGAGACTGAAG ATCTCAGAGAACCAGCACGAAGAGCTGCAAAACGTCCGTAAACACATCCACTCCTGCTTCACCAACATCTCCTGTTTCCTGATGCCTCACCCCGGCCTCAAAGTGGCCACTAACCCACACTTTGACGGAAGAATTAAAG AGATCGATGGTGAGTTCATAAACAACCTGAAGGTTCTGGTCCCGTGGCTCCTCAGTCCTCGTAACATCGACGTGAAGGAGATCAACGGCAGCAAAATCACCTGCAGAGGCCTGGTGGAATACTTCAAG GCCTACATCAAAATCTACCAAGGTGAAGAGCTGCCACATCCAAAATCTAtgctgcag GCCACAGCAGAGGCGAATAACTTGGCAGCAGTCGCAGCTGCAAAGGATCTGTACAACAAGAAAATGGAGGAG GTCTGCGGTGGCGACCGGCCCTTCCTGGCCCCCAGCGAGCTGCAGGCCCGGCACAGCGTCATCAGAGAGGAGGCCCTGCAGGTGTTCCGCGGCGTGAAGAAGATGGGCGGCGAGGAGTTCAGCCGCCGctacctgcagcagctggagggagAGATCGACGAGGTCTTCGTCCAGTACATCAAGCACAATGACTCCAAGAACATTTTCCACGCAGCCCGCACGCCGGCCACCCTGTTCGTGGTCATCTTTGTCATGTACGTGGCTGCGGGCATCACAGGCTTTGTGGGCGTGGATATCATTGCCAGCTTGTGCAACATGATCCTGGGTCTGGCACTGATCACTCTCTGCACCTGGGCCTACATCCGGTACTCCGGGGAATACCGAGAACTCGGCGCCGTCATCGACCAGGTGGCTGGTGCTCTGTGGGACCAG GGGAGCACGAATGAG GCTCTCTACAAGCTGTACAATGTAGCGGCCAATCACAGGCACCTGTACCACCACGCCTTCCCTGGGCCTCAGGTGGACGAGGTCGCGGAGGAGCAGGACAAGAAGAGGGACTGA
- the atl1 gene encoding atlastin-1 isoform X2: MSKHRKDRDSWGSLSDKNVYDWSSEEEEPDGRARPVQVLLVKDDHTFELDEAALSRILLAEEVRDRDVVAISVAGAFRKGKSFLMDFMLRYMYNHASEDWLGKAEEPLTGFSWRGGSERETTGIQIWSEVFLVDKPDGKKVAVLLMDTQGTFDSQSTLRDSATVFALSTMISSMQVYNISQNVQEDDLQHLQLFTEYGRLAMEETFLKPFQSMIFLVRDWSFPYEFPYGQEGGMKFLEKRLKISENQHEELQNVRKHIHSCFTNISCFLMPHPGLKVATNPHFDGRIKEIDGEFINNLKVLVPWLLSPRNIDVKEINGSKITCRGLVEYFKAYIKIYQGEELPHPKSMLQATAEANNLAAVAAAKDLYNKKMEEVCGGDRPFLAPSELQARHSVIREEALQVFRGVKKMGGEEFSRRYLQQLEGEIDEVFVQYIKHNDSKNIFHAARTPATLFVVIFVMYVAAGITGFVGVDIIASLCNMILGLALITLCTWAYIRYSGEYRELGAVIDQVAGALWDQGSTNEALYKLYNVAANHRHLYHHAFPGPQVDEVAEEQDKKRD; encoded by the exons ATGTCGAAGCACCgtaaagacagagacagctgGG GGTCCCtcagtgacaaaaatgtctATGACTGGAGctcggaggaggaggagccggACGGACGAGCCCGGCCCGTGCAGGTGCTGCTGGTCAAAGACGACCACACCTTCGAGCTGGACGAGGCGGCGCTGAGTCGCATCCTGCTGGCGGAGGAGGTCAGAGACCGCGACGTGGTGGCCATCTCTGTGGCTGGGGCTTTCCGCAAGGGCAAGTCCTTCCTCATGGACTTCATGCTGCGGTACATGTACAACCAT GCGTCTGAGGACTGGCTCGGGAAAGCTGAAGAGCCTCTGACTGGCTTCTCCTGGAGGGGTGGCTCAGAAAGGGAGACCACCGGGATACAGATCTGGAGCGAGGTCTTCCTGGTGGACAAGCCAGATGGAAAAAAG GTTGCTGTATTGCTAATGGACACACAGGGCACGTTTGACAGCCAGTCGACGCTGAGGGATTCAGCCACTGTGTTCGCTCTCAGCACCATGATAAGCTCAATGCAG GTTTACAACATCTCACAGAATGTACAAGAGGACGACCTTCAGCATTTGCAG CTTTTCACTGAGTATGGCAGACTAGCGATGGAGGAGACGTTCCTCAAACCGTTCCAG TCCATGATTTTCCTTGTTCGAGACTGGAGTTTTCCATACGAGTTTCCCTACGGACAAGAAGGAGGCATGAAGTTCCTTGAGAAGAGACTGAAG ATCTCAGAGAACCAGCACGAAGAGCTGCAAAACGTCCGTAAACACATCCACTCCTGCTTCACCAACATCTCCTGTTTCCTGATGCCTCACCCCGGCCTCAAAGTGGCCACTAACCCACACTTTGACGGAAGAATTAAAG AGATCGATGGTGAGTTCATAAACAACCTGAAGGTTCTGGTCCCGTGGCTCCTCAGTCCTCGTAACATCGACGTGAAGGAGATCAACGGCAGCAAAATCACCTGCAGAGGCCTGGTGGAATACTTCAAG GCCTACATCAAAATCTACCAAGGTGAAGAGCTGCCACATCCAAAATCTAtgctgcag GCCACAGCAGAGGCGAATAACTTGGCAGCAGTCGCAGCTGCAAAGGATCTGTACAACAAGAAAATGGAGGAG GTCTGCGGTGGCGACCGGCCCTTCCTGGCCCCCAGCGAGCTGCAGGCCCGGCACAGCGTCATCAGAGAGGAGGCCCTGCAGGTGTTCCGCGGCGTGAAGAAGATGGGCGGCGAGGAGTTCAGCCGCCGctacctgcagcagctggagggagAGATCGACGAGGTCTTCGTCCAGTACATCAAGCACAATGACTCCAAGAACATTTTCCACGCAGCCCGCACGCCGGCCACCCTGTTCGTGGTCATCTTTGTCATGTACGTGGCTGCGGGCATCACAGGCTTTGTGGGCGTGGATATCATTGCCAGCTTGTGCAACATGATCCTGGGTCTGGCACTGATCACTCTCTGCACCTGGGCCTACATCCGGTACTCCGGGGAATACCGAGAACTCGGCGCCGTCATCGACCAGGTGGCTGGTGCTCTGTGGGACCAG GGGAGCACGAATGAG GCTCTCTACAAGCTGTACAATGTAGCGGCCAATCACAGGCACCTGTACCACCACGCCTTCCCTGGGCCTCAGGTGGACGAGGTCGCGGAGGAGCAGGACAAGAAGAGGGACTGA